A genomic window from Halomonas sp. LR3S48 includes:
- the lysA gene encoding diaminopimelate decarboxylase → MDHFEYRDGVLYGEEVPLTQVAEEIGTPCYVYSKATLTRHFRAYTEALGSHPHLICYAVKANSNLAVLGLLARLGAGFDIVSMGELERVLAAGGDPAKVVFSGVAKQEAEMARALEVGIKCFNVESRPELERLSAVAERLGKVAPVSLRVNPDVDAGTHPYISTGLKDNKFGIPVDEALAVYELAARLPGLKIVGLDCHIGSQLTELAPFLDALDRLLVLLERLRERGITIEHLDLGGGLGVPYRGERPPQPFDYAASLLERLARWEHGTGLTLLFEPGRSIAANAGVLLTRVEFLKPGETKNFAIVDAGMNDLIRPALYQAWQAIIPVDTRHVRESATYDVVGPVCETGDFLGKERELAIGAGDLLAVRSAGAYGFVMASNYNSRPRPAEVMVDGETFHVVRRRETVASLWAGESLLPEPAVAQDGEHR, encoded by the coding sequence ATGGATCACTTCGAATATCGCGACGGCGTTCTCTACGGCGAGGAAGTCCCGCTGACCCAAGTGGCCGAAGAGATCGGCACGCCCTGCTACGTCTACTCCAAGGCGACCCTGACGCGCCACTTCCGCGCCTATACCGAAGCGCTGGGCAGCCACCCGCACCTGATCTGCTACGCGGTGAAGGCCAACTCCAACCTGGCGGTGCTGGGCCTGCTGGCACGCCTGGGCGCCGGCTTCGACATCGTATCGATGGGCGAACTCGAGCGCGTGCTGGCTGCCGGCGGCGACCCGGCCAAGGTGGTGTTCTCCGGCGTGGCCAAGCAGGAGGCCGAGATGGCCCGGGCGCTCGAGGTCGGCATCAAGTGCTTCAACGTCGAGTCGCGTCCCGAGCTCGAACGCCTCAGCGCCGTGGCCGAGCGGCTGGGCAAGGTGGCACCGGTGTCGCTGCGGGTCAATCCGGACGTCGACGCCGGCACCCATCCCTACATCTCCACCGGACTCAAGGACAACAAGTTCGGCATCCCGGTGGACGAGGCGCTGGCCGTCTACGAGCTGGCCGCCCGCTTGCCGGGCTTGAAGATCGTCGGCCTGGATTGCCATATCGGCTCGCAGCTCACCGAGCTGGCGCCCTTCCTCGACGCCCTGGATCGCCTGCTGGTACTGCTCGAGCGTCTACGCGAGCGCGGCATCACGATCGAGCACCTGGACCTGGGCGGCGGGCTTGGCGTGCCCTACCGCGGCGAGCGTCCGCCGCAGCCCTTCGACTACGCCGCCTCACTGCTCGAACGACTGGCCCGGTGGGAGCACGGCACCGGCCTGACCCTGCTGTTCGAACCGGGTCGCTCGATTGCCGCCAATGCGGGTGTGCTGCTGACCCGGGTCGAGTTCCTCAAGCCCGGCGAGACCAAGAATTTCGCCATCGTCGATGCCGGCATGAACGACCTGATCCGGCCGGCACTGTACCAAGCCTGGCAGGCGATCATCCCGGTCGATACCCGCCATGTGCGCGAGAGCGCCACCTATGACGTGGTCGGCCCGGTATGCGAAACCGGCGACTTCCTGGGCAAGGAGCGCGAGCTGGCGATCGGCGCCGGCGACCTGCTGGCGGTGCGCTCCGCCGGCGCCTACGGTTTCGTCATGGCCTCGAACTACAACAGCCGGCCGCGCCCCGCCGAGGTGATGGTGGACGGCGAGACCTTCCACGTGGTGCGCCGCCGCGAAACCGTGGCGTCGCTTTGGGCCGGCGAGTCGCTGCTGCCCGAACCGGCGGTGGCACAGGACGGAGAGCACCGCTGA
- a CDS encoding HAD family hydrolase: MTRQALRLEAITFDLDDTLWENHSVMVATETGHYAWLDRELAAWRQTRGAAASPTFAERFPLECFERRRRALAHAHPLRRGDFTWLRERALREMLGEYGLDPASARLWASAAMERFMELRHRVAPHPEVESLLTELGRHYRLASITNGNVDIQRLPLGRHFPVAIAAGELLAPKPDPRPFLAALAQLGAAPGRSLHVGDSWREDVEPARRLGMQVAWISRHVDDLPLPPGIHRLEHVRELPALLRRLGQASPG, encoded by the coding sequence ATGACCCGCCAGGCCCTGCGCCTCGAAGCCATCACCTTCGACCTCGATGACACCCTGTGGGAAAACCACAGCGTCATGGTCGCCACCGAGACCGGCCACTATGCCTGGCTCGACCGCGAGCTCGCCGCCTGGCGGCAGACCCGCGGCGCCGCTGCATCGCCGACCTTCGCCGAACGCTTCCCGCTGGAGTGTTTCGAACGGCGTCGCCGGGCGCTGGCGCACGCCCATCCGCTGCGCCGCGGCGACTTCACCTGGCTGCGTGAACGAGCGCTTCGCGAAATGCTCGGGGAATACGGGCTCGACCCGGCCTCGGCCAGGCTCTGGGCCAGTGCCGCGATGGAGCGCTTCATGGAGCTGCGCCATCGGGTTGCGCCACACCCGGAGGTCGAGTCATTGCTGACTGAGCTGGGTCGGCACTACCGCCTGGCCAGTATCACCAATGGCAACGTGGACATTCAGCGCCTGCCGCTCGGCCGCCACTTCCCGGTGGCCATCGCCGCCGGCGAACTGCTCGCCCCCAAGCCCGACCCGCGCCCTTTCCTGGCAGCGCTGGCGCAACTGGGCGCCGCTCCCGGCCGCTCCCTCCACGTGGGCGACTCCTGGCGTGAGGACGTCGAACCGGCGCGGCGGCTGGGCATGCAGGTGGCCTGGATCTCGCGGCATGTTGACGACCTGCCCCTGCCACCCGGCATCCATCGTCTCGAGCATGTCCGCGAGCTGCCCGCGCTGCTGCGCCGGCTGGGCCAGGCGTCGCCGGGCTGA
- the hemC gene encoding hydroxymethylbilane synthase, with amino-acid sequence MRSNTTLRIATRKSLLAMWQAEHVRDLLMDEHPGLEVELVALSTRGDKILDTPLAKIGGKGLFVKELEEAILDGRADIAVHSMKDVPMHFPEGLGLSVIFAGAEPTDAFVSNDYGSLEELPQGARIGTSSLRRGLQMREQRPDLEILTLRGNVQTRLAKLDAGEFDAIILATSGLKRLGLGERIAQELPPEVCLPACGQGALGIECRLNDPELISLLAPLDDPITATRVRAERAMNTRLEGGCQVPIGGYAVFEEDGQTLWLRALVGNPEGTEVLRAEGRGSIHEPEALGVRVAEELLEQGAGEILAQVYGA; translated from the coding sequence GTGCGATCCAACACTACGCTGCGCATTGCCACCCGCAAGAGCCTGCTGGCCATGTGGCAGGCCGAGCACGTTCGCGACCTGCTGATGGACGAGCATCCGGGGCTCGAGGTGGAGTTGGTCGCGCTGTCCACCCGGGGGGACAAGATCCTCGATACGCCGCTGGCGAAGATCGGCGGCAAGGGATTGTTCGTCAAGGAGCTGGAAGAGGCGATCCTGGATGGTCGCGCCGACATCGCCGTGCACTCGATGAAGGACGTGCCCATGCATTTTCCCGAGGGCCTGGGGCTCTCGGTGATCTTCGCCGGCGCCGAGCCCACCGACGCCTTCGTCTCCAACGACTATGGCTCGCTCGAGGAGCTGCCCCAGGGGGCACGCATCGGCACCTCGAGCCTGCGCCGCGGCTTGCAGATGCGCGAGCAGCGGCCCGACCTGGAGATCCTCACCCTGCGCGGCAACGTCCAGACCCGTCTGGCCAAGCTCGACGCCGGTGAGTTCGATGCCATCATCCTGGCCACTTCCGGGCTCAAGCGCCTGGGGCTCGGCGAGCGCATCGCCCAGGAGCTGCCCCCCGAGGTGTGCCTGCCCGCCTGTGGGCAGGGTGCGCTGGGCATCGAGTGTCGCCTCAACGACCCGGAGCTGATCTCGCTGCTGGCGCCGCTGGACGATCCGATCACCGCCACGCGGGTTCGCGCCGAGCGCGCCATGAACACGCGGCTGGAAGGGGGCTGTCAGGTGCCGATCGGCGGCTATGCCGTTTTCGAGGAGGATGGGCAGACCCTGTGGCTGCGCGCACTGGTGGGCAACCCCGAAGGCACCGAAGTGCTGCGCGCCGAGGGACGCGGCTCGATCCACGAGCCGGAAGCCCTCGGCGTACGGGTGGCGGAAGAGCTGCTGGAGCAGGGCGCCGGCGAGATCCTGGCGCAGGTCTACGGCGCCTGA
- a CDS encoding heme biosynthesis HemY N-terminal domain-containing protein has protein sequence MRKVLLIVLLGLALGALFGQLMVSVPGYWLIRVGDTSYQTSFWFGLVLLLAAFLVLHFVLRILMRLSHPVSRLKVWNRRTRHRNAMKRTVRGLVALAEGRWKRAEKSLVKAADDSSTPLVNYLSAALAAHYQGRYEQADTLLKRAHLSTEGADSAVGLMQVQLMLDRQQYEEALAILTRLDRQMPNHPQVLKQLKQAYLSVNDWDGLRRLMPRLASRQLISPQERNQLELRAYKELLVHEARDPGNVERIRSLWADMPDSLRGNVELVVLYTEALVRGGEEGIAERLLRHSLKEHWDSRLVLRYGLLSVDPARQLVHAEKWLQERPNDPDLLLTLGRLALRNAYWGKAQEYFEASQRQRPSGVVCAELARLYANLGEHNKSQLYYRQSVELLDKSLPSLPQPAELEAAGKDGKTPS, from the coding sequence ATGAGAAAAGTTCTGCTGATCGTTCTCCTCGGCCTGGCGCTGGGGGCGCTGTTCGGCCAGTTGATGGTCTCGGTGCCGGGCTACTGGCTGATTCGCGTGGGTGATACCTCCTACCAGACCTCCTTCTGGTTCGGCCTGGTGCTGCTGCTGGCGGCGTTCCTGGTCCTGCACTTCGTGCTGCGAATCTTGATGCGCCTCAGCCATCCCGTCAGCCGACTCAAGGTATGGAACCGGCGGACCCGCCACCGCAACGCCATGAAGCGCACTGTGCGCGGCCTGGTGGCGCTGGCCGAGGGGCGCTGGAAGCGCGCCGAGAAGTCGCTGGTCAAGGCCGCCGACGACTCCAGCACGCCGCTGGTCAACTACCTTTCCGCCGCGCTGGCCGCTCATTATCAGGGCCGCTACGAGCAGGCGGACACGCTGCTCAAGCGGGCCCACCTCTCCACCGAGGGGGCTGACAGCGCGGTGGGCCTGATGCAGGTCCAGTTGATGCTGGATCGGCAGCAGTACGAGGAGGCGCTGGCCATCCTCACCCGCCTCGATAGGCAGATGCCCAATCACCCCCAGGTGCTCAAGCAGCTCAAGCAGGCTTACCTCAGCGTCAACGACTGGGACGGCCTGCGCCGGCTGATGCCGCGCCTGGCGTCGCGCCAGCTGATCTCGCCCCAGGAGCGCAACCAACTGGAATTGCGTGCCTACAAGGAGCTGCTGGTTCACGAGGCGCGCGACCCGGGCAACGTCGAGCGCATTCGCAGTCTGTGGGCGGACATGCCGGATTCGCTGCGCGGCAACGTCGAACTGGTGGTGCTCTATACCGAGGCGCTGGTACGTGGAGGCGAGGAGGGCATCGCCGAGCGGCTGCTGCGCCACTCGCTCAAGGAGCATTGGGACAGCCGGCTGGTGCTGCGCTACGGGCTGCTCAGCGTCGACCCGGCGCGCCAGCTGGTGCACGCCGAGAAGTGGCTGCAGGAGCGTCCCAACGACCCCGACCTGCTGCTGACCCTGGGCCGCCTGGCGCTGCGCAATGCTTACTGGGGCAAGGCGCAGGAGTACTTCGAGGCCAGCCAGCGCCAGCGTCCCAGCGGCGTGGTGTGTGCCGAACTGGCGCGGCTCTATGCCAACCTGGGCGAGCACAACAAGAGCCAGCTCTACTACCGTCAGAGCGTCGAGTTGCTCGACAAGTCGCTGCCCTCGCTGCCGCAGCCCGCCGAGCTGGAAGCGGCCGGCAAGGACGGCAAGACGCCCTCCTGA
- the argH gene encoding argininosuccinate lyase, which produces MSPSSTNPGTNQSWGGRFSEPTDAFVERFTASVDFDQRLALQDIQGSIAHATMLARVGVLTDPERDAIVAGLSEIRGEIERGEFQWSVKLEDVHMNIEARLTDKIGITGKKLHTGRSRNDQVATDIRLFLRDEIDVVEGELARLRAGLIELAEREADTIMPGFTHLQTAQPVTFGHHLLAWHEMLARDHERLLDCRKRVNIMPLGAAALAGTTYPIDRHVTAELLGFERPAENSLDAVSDRDFAIEFASFASILLMHLSRMSEELVLWTSAQFDFIDLPDRFCTGSSIMPQKKNPDVPELVRGKTGRVYGHLMGLLTLMKSQPLAYNKDNQEDKEPLFDTLDTVRDCLKAFADMVPAIEARKASMYEAARRGFSTATDLADYLVRRGVAFRDAHEIVGQSVAFGLREKKDLSEMSLAELRQFSEVIEDDVFDVLTLEGSVAARNHIGGTAPDQVRAAAQRARDALAALGR; this is translated from the coding sequence ATGAGCCCTAGTTCCACAAACCCCGGCACCAACCAGTCCTGGGGCGGTCGCTTCAGCGAACCCACCGATGCCTTCGTCGAACGCTTCACCGCTTCGGTCGATTTCGACCAGCGCCTCGCCCTGCAGGACATCCAGGGCTCCATCGCCCATGCCACCATGCTGGCCCGGGTCGGCGTACTGACCGACCCCGAGCGCGACGCCATCGTCGCCGGCCTCAGCGAGATCCGCGGAGAGATCGAGCGCGGCGAGTTCCAGTGGTCGGTGAAGCTCGAAGACGTGCACATGAACATCGAGGCACGCCTGACCGACAAGATCGGCATCACCGGCAAGAAGCTGCACACCGGGCGCTCGCGCAACGACCAGGTGGCCACCGACATCCGCCTGTTCCTGCGCGACGAGATCGACGTGGTCGAGGGTGAACTGGCGCGCCTGCGCGCAGGGTTGATCGAGCTCGCCGAGCGCGAGGCCGACACCATCATGCCCGGCTTCACCCACCTGCAGACCGCCCAGCCGGTGACCTTCGGCCACCACCTGCTGGCCTGGCACGAGATGCTCGCCCGCGACCACGAGCGCCTGCTCGACTGTCGCAAGCGCGTCAATATCATGCCGCTGGGTGCGGCGGCGCTGGCCGGCACCACCTACCCCATCGACCGCCATGTCACCGCCGAGCTGCTGGGCTTCGAACGCCCCGCCGAGAATTCGCTGGACGCAGTCAGTGACCGCGACTTCGCCATCGAGTTCGCCAGCTTCGCCAGCATCCTGCTGATGCACCTGTCGCGCATGAGCGAGGAACTGGTGCTGTGGACCAGCGCCCAGTTCGACTTCATCGACCTGCCCGACCGCTTCTGCACCGGCAGCTCGATCATGCCGCAGAAGAAGAACCCCGACGTGCCCGAGCTGGTGCGCGGCAAGACCGGGCGCGTCTACGGCCACCTGATGGGCCTGCTGACGCTGATGAAGTCGCAGCCACTGGCCTACAACAAGGACAACCAGGAGGACAAGGAGCCGCTGTTCGATACCCTCGACACGGTGCGCGACTGCCTCAAGGCGTTCGCCGACATGGTGCCGGCCATCGAGGCGCGCAAGGCGAGCATGTATGAAGCCGCCCGCCGCGGCTTCTCCACCGCCACGGATCTCGCCGACTACCTGGTGCGCCGCGGCGTGGCCTTCCGCGATGCCCACGAGATCGTCGGCCAGTCGGTGGCCTTCGGCCTGCGTGAGAAGAAGGACCTCTCCGAGATGAGCCTCGCCGAGCTGCGCCAGTTTTCCGAGGTCATCGAAGACGACGTCTTCGACGTGCTGACCCTGGAGGGCTCGGTGGCGGCGCGCAACCACATCGGCGGCACCGCGCCGGACCAGGTGCGCGCCGCCGCGCAGCGCGCCCGCGACGCCCTGGCGGCCTTGGGCCGGTAG
- a CDS encoding tyrosine recombinase XerC has protein sequence MADNPLRRQLGSCLATLARTASPATLSAYRHDLEALAEFLEARDVLDGGQLDVGLVRRFLGAERSRGLAPRSLARRRAAVSHFGTFLVKAGILGHNPAELVPAPRQPAHLPKPLDVDQLAQLLDTPHDGSPLALRDQAMLELFYSSGLRLAELAGLDLGDLDSRRVRVLGKGSKPRQVPVGRSARRALDAWLACRSTLAAPGETALFVGNRGQRLGHRAIQKRMTEVARRRGLPEHLHPHRLRHSFASHLLESSQDLRAVQELLGHANLSTTQVYTKLDWQHLAASYDAAHPRARRRNEPDTP, from the coding sequence ATGGCTGACAACCCTCTGCGGCGGCAGCTGGGCTCCTGCCTGGCGACGTTGGCGCGCACCGCCAGCCCGGCGACGCTGAGCGCCTACCGCCACGATCTCGAGGCGCTGGCGGAATTTCTCGAGGCCCGCGACGTCCTCGACGGCGGTCAGCTGGACGTCGGCCTGGTGCGCCGCTTCCTCGGCGCCGAGCGCAGCCGGGGCCTGGCGCCACGCAGCCTGGCTCGCCGGCGCGCGGCCGTGTCGCACTTCGGTACCTTCCTGGTCAAGGCGGGGATTCTCGGCCACAACCCGGCCGAACTGGTACCGGCGCCGCGCCAGCCCGCGCACCTGCCCAAGCCACTGGACGTGGACCAGCTCGCCCAGCTGCTCGACACCCCACATGACGGCTCGCCGCTGGCGCTGCGCGACCAGGCGATGCTGGAGCTGTTCTACTCCAGCGGCCTGCGCCTGGCGGAGCTGGCCGGCCTCGATCTCGGCGACCTCGACAGCCGCCGCGTGCGGGTTCTCGGCAAGGGCAGCAAGCCGCGCCAGGTGCCGGTGGGGCGCAGCGCACGGCGCGCGCTCGACGCCTGGCTGGCCTGCCGCTCGACGCTGGCCGCCCCCGGGGAGACGGCGCTGTTCGTCGGCAACCGCGGTCAGCGGCTCGGCCATCGCGCCATCCAGAAGCGGATGACCGAAGTGGCACGTCGGCGCGGCCTGCCCGAGCACCTCCACCCGCACCGGCTGCGCCACTCCTTCGCCAGCCACCTGCTGGAATCGAGCCAGGACCTGCGCGCGGTGCAGGAACTGCTGGGGCATGCCAACCTCTCTACCACCCAGGTCTATACCAAGCTCGACTGGCAGCACCTGGCCGCCAGCTACGACGCGGCGCATCCGCGCGCGCGCCGCCGCAACGAACCGGACACGCCATGA
- a CDS encoding uroporphyrinogen-III C-methyltransferase, giving the protein MSKQTNEQDEQKAPSAKGQDDKGRKAAAKDEPGSGAGKGRSQRGSSSPPPVEGKAGEQQPAAPADAPVSQGKSATVDGPAPSAAKSADTAPAPDQAAAKPESDKPTAAKPESDKPATTGSKGGDAKPAAAGKTPASDKPDGNAAKAAPPGGGGTPPAATSAGGKGSSNVAGVLALILVLFLGIGAGLFAWNTWERLDAQQQRLAELDERASTSADDFASLRDRLESGEQERDAALAEAVESMQGEFASYRSEVDETLDQVLDELSREQDTDEREWLHAEAAYLLRLANQRLQLERDVEGAAALLRTADARLNEADNPALLSVRRAIASELSILDGVPEVDRTGLYLALNSQQERLAQLPLSRELEEIPARSGIEEAPSGGWQDQLSRFGQELKDLVVIRHHDEALEGLVTPEQESYLRQSARLVLEQAQLALLKEEQELYEASIDKALELIRGYYDTERSEVQAVMQRLEELKGETIQPELPDISGSQQALAEFIERRFGSRGGQGDEA; this is encoded by the coding sequence ATGAGCAAGCAGACCAACGAGCAGGACGAGCAGAAGGCGCCTTCCGCAAAGGGCCAGGACGACAAGGGCCGCAAGGCCGCGGCCAAGGACGAGCCCGGCAGCGGCGCCGGCAAGGGTCGTTCTCAGCGTGGCAGCTCATCACCGCCGCCCGTGGAAGGCAAGGCGGGCGAGCAGCAGCCGGCGGCTCCCGCCGACGCTCCCGTGAGCCAGGGCAAGAGCGCCACGGTAGATGGCCCCGCTCCTTCCGCCGCCAAGTCGGCAGATACCGCCCCGGCCCCGGACCAGGCAGCCGCCAAGCCGGAAAGTGACAAGCCCACCGCCGCTAAGCCGGAAAGTGACAAGCCGGCCACGACCGGCAGCAAGGGGGGCGATGCCAAGCCGGCCGCCGCCGGCAAGACCCCAGCCAGCGACAAGCCCGATGGCAACGCCGCCAAGGCGGCACCGCCCGGGGGCGGCGGCACGCCGCCTGCCGCGACCAGCGCCGGTGGCAAGGGCAGCAGTAATGTCGCCGGCGTGCTGGCGCTGATCCTGGTACTGTTCCTCGGCATCGGCGCGGGCCTCTTTGCCTGGAATACCTGGGAGCGCCTGGATGCCCAGCAGCAGCGTCTGGCCGAACTCGACGAGCGTGCCAGCACCTCGGCCGATGATTTCGCCAGCCTGCGCGACCGGCTCGAGAGCGGCGAACAGGAGCGCGACGCCGCCCTGGCAGAGGCGGTCGAATCGATGCAGGGCGAGTTCGCCAGCTACCGCAGCGAGGTCGACGAGACGCTCGATCAGGTGCTCGACGAACTCTCCCGTGAACAGGACACCGACGAGCGTGAATGGCTGCACGCCGAGGCGGCCTACCTGCTGCGCCTGGCCAACCAGCGCCTGCAGCTCGAGCGCGACGTGGAAGGCGCCGCGGCACTGTTGCGCACCGCCGATGCCCGCCTGAACGAAGCCGACAACCCGGCCCTGCTCTCTGTACGTCGTGCCATCGCCTCGGAGCTGTCGATTCTGGATGGCGTGCCCGAGGTCGATCGTACCGGCCTCTATCTCGCCCTGAACTCCCAGCAGGAGCGCCTGGCGCAATTGCCGCTGTCGCGTGAACTCGAAGAGATCCCGGCGCGCTCCGGCATCGAGGAGGCACCCAGCGGTGGCTGGCAGGATCAGCTCTCGCGCTTCGGTCAGGAGCTCAAGGATCTGGTCGTCATTCGCCATCACGACGAGGCGCTCGAAGGGCTGGTTACGCCGGAACAGGAATCCTACCTGCGCCAGAGCGCACGCCTGGTGCTGGAGCAGGCCCAACTGGCGTTGCTCAAGGAGGAGCAGGAGCTGTATGAGGCCAGCATCGACAAGGCGCTGGAGCTGATTCGCGGCTACTACGATACCGAGCGCAGCGAGGTTCAGGCGGTCATGCAGCGGCTCGAGGAGCTCAAGGGTGAGACCATCCAGCCCGAGCTGCCCGACATCAGCGGTTCCCAGCAGGCCCTGGCCGAATTCATCGAGCGTCGTTTCGGTTCGCGCGGCGGCCAGGGAGATGAGGCATGA
- the dapF gene encoding diaminopimelate epimerase — protein sequence MLLHFTKMHGLGNDFMVIDLVTQRARLRDEQIRQLADRRFGIGFDQLLVVEPPRDPDMDFRYRIFNADGSEVENCGNGARCFARFVRDQRLTHKHEIHVETAGGPLTLVIQDDGQVTVDMGAPRFAPDALPFDAAEDRPLHRLEVDGETVEIGAVSMGNPHAVLRVDSVDTAPVERLGPLIERHPRFPQRVNVGFMQVVSPHEIRLRVFERGSGETLACGTGACAAVASGMRLGLLETPVTVHLRGGDLRIDWPGGDAPLLMTGPAERVFEGRIALA from the coding sequence ATGCTGCTGCACTTCACCAAGATGCATGGCCTCGGCAATGATTTCATGGTGATCGACCTGGTCACCCAGCGGGCACGGCTGCGTGACGAGCAGATCCGCCAGCTCGCCGATCGCCGTTTCGGCATCGGCTTCGACCAGCTGCTGGTCGTCGAGCCGCCACGCGACCCCGACATGGACTTTCGCTACCGGATCTTCAACGCCGACGGCAGCGAGGTGGAGAACTGCGGTAACGGCGCGCGCTGCTTCGCCCGCTTCGTGCGCGACCAGCGCCTGACCCACAAGCATGAGATCCATGTCGAGACCGCCGGCGGTCCGTTGACGCTGGTGATACAGGACGACGGGCAGGTGACGGTGGACATGGGCGCCCCGCGCTTCGCACCGGACGCGCTGCCCTTCGATGCCGCCGAGGACCGCCCGCTGCACCGGCTCGAGGTGGATGGCGAAACGGTCGAGATCGGAGCCGTCTCGATGGGCAACCCCCACGCGGTGCTGCGCGTCGACAGCGTCGACACGGCACCGGTCGAACGTCTCGGCCCACTGATCGAACGTCACCCGCGCTTCCCGCAGCGGGTCAACGTGGGCTTCATGCAGGTGGTTTCGCCCCACGAGATTCGCCTGCGGGTCTTCGAACGCGGCAGCGGTGAGACACTGGCGTGCGGCACCGGCGCCTGTGCCGCGGTGGCCAGCGGCATGCGCCTGGGCCTGCTGGAAACCCCCGTCACGGTGCACCTGCGCGGCGGCGACCTGCGCATCGATTGGCCCGGTGGCGATGCCCCGCTGCTGATGACCGGCCCTGCCGAACGCGTCTTCGAGGGGCGCATCGCCCTGGCCTGA
- a CDS encoding uroporphyrinogen-III synthase yields the protein MTAGLPVLICRPGERAAALAAAIEAAGFPVVNLDAMALEALPETPAMRQAWLDFDHFHKVVVVSPFAAERLCQALDRYWPQLPLGTAWYAVGAATAEALHEHLGVRVHLPPAAAGEDTSEALLELASLRSLEGQRVLLAAGEGGRALLADTLAARGARVTRLALYRRRLQPPPAALQECLARGRYRALVVSSGELLEHLARWCTRATLNQPLIVSSRRLATLADDLGFRTPVVAPGATPAALAGAVAAACDQEDADVDQDDLEKG from the coding sequence ATGACTGCCGGGCTACCCGTCCTGATCTGCCGGCCGGGCGAGCGTGCCGCTGCCCTGGCGGCGGCCATCGAGGCCGCCGGCTTCCCGGTGGTGAATCTCGATGCCATGGCGTTGGAGGCGCTTCCCGAGACCCCGGCGATGCGCCAGGCATGGCTCGACTTCGATCATTTCCACAAGGTGGTGGTGGTCAGCCCCTTCGCCGCCGAGCGCCTCTGCCAGGCGCTGGACCGCTACTGGCCGCAGCTGCCGTTGGGTACGGCCTGGTATGCGGTGGGGGCTGCCACCGCCGAAGCCCTGCACGAGCACCTCGGCGTGAGGGTGCACCTGCCGCCGGCCGCCGCTGGCGAGGATACCAGCGAGGCGCTGCTCGAGCTCGCCTCGCTGCGCTCGCTCGAAGGCCAGCGCGTGCTGCTGGCGGCAGGCGAGGGCGGCCGTGCGCTGCTGGCCGATACCCTGGCGGCGCGCGGTGCGCGGGTCACCCGGCTGGCGCTCTATCGGCGGCGCCTCCAGCCGCCACCCGCCGCCTTGCAGGAGTGCCTCGCGCGGGGCCGGTACCGGGCACTGGTAGTGAGTAGCGGAGAATTACTCGAACATCTGGCAAGATGGTGCACCAGGGCCACCTTGAACCAACCGTTAATCGTGTCCAGTCGTCGCTTGGCTACACTTGCCGACGACTTGGGGTTTCGCACTCCCGTGGTGGCACCGGGAGCCACACCGGCAGCGCTTGCCGGCGCCGTGGCCGCGGCCTGTGACCAGGAGGATGCCGATGTCGATCAAGATGATCTCGAAAAGGGCTAG
- a CDS encoding DUF484 family protein has protein sequence MTRAVPEPRKTLDPDRVAEWLARHPDFFVGREGLLQQLKVPHPEAHGTTSLLERLVYDLRRRAEQAEWRLEQLLESARHNEVQYRRTRELVLALLEAEDADALGQALATQMSEHFQIPAVALWCPAQLTDHEPLPPQPPRHVLDEHAGVRLAALLDGRASRCTRLTPTDWGRLLPHVRPPRQAGSCALARLTLGEPMGYLVLASPDPDHFRASMDTLFTEYLGDVVARLLLRHAPPTHETPPKHG, from the coding sequence ATGACCCGAGCCGTCCCCGAACCGCGCAAGACCCTGGATCCGGACCGCGTAGCCGAATGGCTGGCCCGGCATCCGGACTTCTTCGTCGGCCGCGAGGGGCTGCTGCAGCAGCTCAAGGTGCCGCATCCCGAGGCCCATGGCACGACCTCGCTGCTGGAGCGCCTGGTCTACGACCTGCGCCGCCGCGCAGAGCAGGCCGAATGGCGACTGGAGCAGCTCCTGGAGTCGGCGCGTCACAACGAGGTGCAGTATCGTCGCACCCGCGAGCTGGTGCTGGCACTGCTGGAGGCCGAGGATGCCGACGCCCTGGGTCAGGCGTTGGCGACGCAGATGAGCGAGCATTTCCAGATCCCGGCCGTGGCGCTGTGGTGCCCGGCCCAGCTCACCGACCACGAGCCATTGCCGCCGCAGCCGCCGCGCCATGTGCTCGACGAGCACGCCGGCGTACGCCTGGCCGCGCTGCTCGACGGACGCGCCAGCCGCTGCACCCGGCTCACGCCCACCGACTGGGGGCGCCTGCTGCCCCACGTGCGGCCGCCGCGCCAGGCCGGCTCCTGCGCCCTGGCGCGGCTGACCCTGGGCGAGCCGATGGGCTACCTGGTGCTGGCCAGCCCCGACCCCGATCACTTCCGCGCCAGCATGGACACGCTGTTCACCGAATACCTCGGCGACGTGGTGGCACGGCTGTTGCTGCGCCATGCTCCACCAACCCACGAGACCCCGCCGAAGCATGGCTGA